One Dama dama isolate Ldn47 chromosome 24, ASM3311817v1, whole genome shotgun sequence genomic window, tttggctgcaccatgtaagtcatgtgggatcctagctgtCTAGTCAGAGATGAAGCCATGCCCCTTGCAGAGGaagcaaggagtcctaaccactgaatctccagggaattccctagctttacatttttaatctcattaaagtaattaaatattttactttaaaggCTACAGTAATATGAACACTAATAATTGATTAGGACTTAGTGTTAAAATTTACCCGAGAATTATTTAAGCTCAGACATACATTTGATAAATTCCTTCTAGCATATACATTGTGACATTGTATTTAGGTACAGAACTTACTGCTATGGAAAGTTATTTGGCTGCTTTTGTTTCTCACTGTGTTACTTTTGGACAAATAACCCTTTATCTTAGTTATTTCCACAAactatttaaaatgttatattctgGTAGTCAGGGGTTTCTGTGCTGTTCTCCTGGTATGCTTTTTCTGTTAAAATGGACTGGTGGTGTGGGGCTTAGCACTTCCATCTGCAGGCAGGGAGCTGGCTCTCAggaacaaaaatacaaaatgctGCAACTGCTTTGGATAGCAGTCTGAcagtttttcaaaatgttaaaacacttaatatgatccagcagatccactcctagatatatatccaagagaaatgaaaacatgtccattCAGAAACTTGAGTACAAATGTACAGTACTATTCATAGAAGCCAAGATGTAGAAGCAATCCAAGtatccatcagctgatgaatagataaaatgtGATTATGTCCATTCAAAGAATATTATTCCTCATAAAAAGTAGTGAAGTACTTACTGATAAATATTACAATTTGAAAgaaccttaaaaataaatgaagccaGTTAAAAAAGACACCTGTTATTTCATCTATGTGGAATGTATAGAATAGGCAAATTCGAAGAGACAGAAAGCTAAGTGTTTGCCAGGACCTGGGATGGGGGTTGGGGAGTGTCTGCTGATGAGTGTGGGGTTTCTTTTTGTAGCCAGTCCTTGTCAATTGACTTGACATGCAGtgacaattcttcaagagaaaaAGATCAGTTTTATATTGGAAGAGCAAAGCATTGTGGGATTCTTTAGGATGAAAAAAAGGGACCCAAGCCAGGATGCAAAAAGCCAGATTTTAGGTATGTAATGAAAGGATATGAAAAGGGGTAACATAATTACATTATTTATAGTACTTAAAAATTCTACAGCTTTAGCATAAATATTCTTTGCCTTAATTATTTAAAACGCCACACTTAAAGCTGGTTTTCTTCCAAAAAGTGGGGTTATTTCTAAATGATTTTATCCCTGGATAGATACACTATTTCTTCAAATTACTCTAtaggaaaaataaagtttaaatgcAACATATTTTAGAAGTATGTATATTGTTCATTCAGTACAAGAAGGCCAACTAAATAAAGCCTATCCAATTCCCTGTTGAACCATGTTCTGTcataaaagaatacaaatgaaGTGAAATCAGCAAAAATGCCAACTAGAAATAAGTACCTTAGGGAGATATACAACACTAGTGTAACATCATTAAAGTGAGTTACTGGGCAAAGAAGGGATTACATTATATAAAACCTGTGACCTACAATCAAcacaaaatgggcagaagatggaGATTAGTGATTCAGCTTGTTTTCTAGTGAAGTTTCTTAAGCAAACTGAAAATTGTGAGTAAAAGCTTAACACAATGTtaacatcaattttgaatgaCCTTGAGTCTTATCATAGAATGAATTCAGCTGGCAGTTGCTGTTATTTTGAGGGTGGCATCAGCCAATAAGCTGAAAGATTTAGTATTTTCAAggcctacattttaaaaattatttatatgtaaaatactaTTTTATCATCTGGCTTCAATATGATTCAATACACTGAAGATGGCCAACTTGCAAAATAGTCTTCTGCATATAATTTTCAGTGTCATATTagttcagtgttttgtttttaatgtgtgtTTAAAGCTTACATTGAATTTAAGGTAAATTTTCAAAACTTGAGATTTTCAATAAGCAGAGTTTaggcttttttttaatgattatgtaTTATAAACTTGGTAAATTACAATCAGCAATGGCCATCTCAGTTTCTCAGGAATTGATAGACATTATTACTATCTACTACTGTGAACCAAAACGGGTTTAAAAAGCAGTAGGTAAGAGTGGAGCAAGGCTAAACCGTTTAAAAGACAACATGAGAAagcaagttcattctctaaactTAATGAAGTAGACTCACATTTTTCAGGTGATTATTTTTGGTCATCTTAGgcttcttttttctaatttatatatactccagactttttttttgtttgttttcccaaatttcttcaaaagaaagaatgagattGATCTTGCTTGCTTGACAAGGTTTTAAGTAAAAAGTTCAAGATGAGTCCTCTGGGAAAAAATTACAGATTGGGTGATACACTTGTGATTAGtttatgactgaagcaacatcaTTAGACAAGTTAAAAATGGTAGAGATACCAATTCACATCCACTTGCATGACTAAAAAGTGAAATGGGttgatgagaatgtggagaaactgaaacttGTGTATTgcttgctggtgggaatgtaaaaaacGTTGCAGCTGCTCTGGAAGTCATTTTGGcattttctcagagagtttctaaGTAGAACcgccatatgaaccagcaatctaCTCGGTAGGAATATaaccaaaagaactgaaatagcTGTTGAaacaaaacttgtacacaaatgtttataagccttattcacaatagccaaaatgtagaaacaaccaaaatgtccgtTTGTACAGACAAAATATGGTGtacccatacaatgaaatattccaCCATACAAAGGAATGAAATGCTGATgcatacaacatggatgaacacaggctaactgaaagaagccagacaaaaagtCATGTaacatatgattccatttatatgaaatatccagaatagggaAGTCCAGTGAGGCAGGAAGCAGATTAGTATGTGCCAGGGGTTAGAGCGTAAGAGTAAATTAATGGGTATGggatttcttttgggggtgatgaaaatgttttgaaagtaGTTAACAGATGGTAGCCACACAACATCGTGAATGTACTCAATACAatggaattatatactttaaaatggttagtCTTACATGAATTTCacctcagtttaaaaaatgttctggTATTATCATCTCAGAATGTAGTACTGTTATTTTGAAGTTAGTGTCTAAAAAAATCACCCAAGTTAATAATAGCTCTTAAACCTTCAATGTTAAAGCATGTACTTTCTCATAAAGTGGGACAACAGAATTTGAATATTACCAAAATCAGTTAAACCTCTTAATATTGTTTCCCCTTCCGAAATGAAATCTAAATTGCATTTCTATAGTATTATACTgagcaaaatgttaaaattttcgaaactttccattttttttctttttattgcctgGCTTgcgagattttagttccctgaccagggctagaacccaggccctcagcagtgaaaacccagagtcctaaccactggaccaccagcaaattcCCACACTTAAAGGTGGggatttaaattttgtattaCGTTTGGAAAACTAGTTGGCTCTTGTTTAGAGAAAAGATTTTCCCTATTCAGTTGTCATGTGGGTCTTAACAATAAACTAATAGTGCAAACTTCTGTTTTTCATTATATATGGGTTTTGGTTTTTTCTCAGACTAGTTTGTAAGAAATTTCTGCCTGCATTTCATAGCTGGAAAATACGAGATCTAAAGCTATCAGTTTCCCCCAGGGAGCTTTCCCCACAGTAGCGTTCTTTGGACTTCTCTAAATTGAGTTCTATTCCTCAGAGATCCACCTTGAGCTGAAACCACATTTTGATGACTCAAAAAAGTCACCAATGAGTAAAACTCTTGACAATTTTTAACAACTGATTTTAGTTTCTAGAATTTAAAGAACATCACATTATAGTCAGAAATGGTTTGTTTGCTAACAAATTATAAACTACCAGTTTGTATGTCTGAGTGGCAACTGTTTACGAATTCATTTAACAGGAATAATGTATTCTATAGTGTTCTTAAGTATTATAGTTTGTaatcaataatataaaatttcaaaacattaaGTCCTATAGCAAAAACAAGTTCTTGCTAGTACATTGTACCTTGCTGGTTACATAGTACAATCTGATTCACCAGAATCGCTCaacttttcatatttaattaCATGTACTAAAAAACCCAAATGTAATAGAAAAATTCAATCACAGAGATGGctttaaacacttaaaaaatttcTGAAATAACACTTTATTCTAACTCATATACAAGGACATTTTGGTATGCTATTTATACAGTTTTCTTAGCGTTCcctaactttgggcttcccaggtggcacagtggtaaagaatccacttgccaatgaaggagatgcaggtttgattcctgggccaggaagataccgtggaaaaggaaatggcaatccaatccagtagtagtgcctggaaaattccatggacagaagagcctgtccaTGGGGGTCAGAGTGGGACACCACCGTGACAGCACAACTTTGGAGTAACCGTATGAATGTAGCTGTGTACTAGAGATTTGACCAGAGTATATGGCACTTCAAAATAATACTCTATATTCTAATATTCTGAAATGCCTGCATGATCATTGTCTAGTCAGCAAATACCAAATTTGAAGAATCAGGATGTGGATGTTTAATAGTATGTAGAATTTTTGTGACCAGAGTTCAATATAGCTAGCTGTAGTGTTATTAATAATACAGGACTTGTATGTTTTTCTCATGGGCATGAGGACGTCATATTACACTTTATGTTTCtcagctttttgttttctcagcTTACTGTCAAAGTCCTGTCAATATGTTTGTTTGAAACGAAATCAAAACCAAATTTTAAacggaaaaaaaaattgcaaaaaaatcAGATTCTGGCTTCAATATATTGTGTATCTGTAAATTGAtgttaaaatgcttttaaaatgctatttaggAAGGCACAATTTGGTAGCTTCAATTTCTCATTTATAGCTTTTTCTAAACAAGATCCCCAAAAACTGCCACCTTAACTTTTTGCTTCAAGTACTTTTAAGCACTTCAAGGTTCAATCTGAAGTGCAGGTAAAACCCTCTCATTTTCAAAATTACTAAGAGTAAACAATACACTGGATAGTGAGCAGAATATGAAAATGCAGGCTACTTCATCAAAAGAGGAAAGTTCTTACCAGGCTTAGAGATTAAAGAAGGTGGAACAAAGGGCTTCATGACTGGAAAATCAGAGCTCTGGTTGAAGTAAGCTCTAGCTGTCTAAGTTAAATGCAGAAATACAAGATGACATTATGGTTATCCTGAACATGAGGCTGCAGCTAAAGCATTACAAATAAAGTATGGTGATAACTGAGTTAGAAAAACTTAGTTACTAATCAGCTAGACTCTAATCAGTAAAACTATAATTTGTAATTTTCAAGAATTtggcttcatatttttaaaaaattttacagtatataaattacatatacaATGTTTTCCTGTAACTCAAGCTATAATATAATGTTCAAGTCTATAAGTTTATTCCAGAGATGCTCAAAAACCCCATTACTACTCTCCCTTCTCCTATTTAGAAAAACCAAGAATTTCAATAATACTTGCAGCACAGAAATACTCCATGGTTCATCCACTATTTCAAGCCCATATCAGTAGGCAGTTTTTCAAAAGTAATGCATTGTGCTATTCTCCTAATACCTAATATGATAGGGTCAAATACCCTGTTGATTTATGAACATTTTCCATGGGTAAGAGTGTTACAGACAATACGATCAAGTTGATAATGTTACTGTTCACTTTGAATACTAAACTGTGCTTGCATCCTAAAAGTTAAGATAAGCTGCAGTAAGGATGGGACCATAAGTATGTCCATTTATGCCATACCCTAAAAACTAAATCCTAAAAATAAGACAGTGAAAATACCTTATGttaattgaaaaacaaaagatgaaaacCAATAGGAATTGGTTATGGTGTACTTTTTTGTTAAAGCTCTGAAGTTGTATGAAATTGCCATCCAAACTGAGGTAGAGATAGGCCCTAATGTTATTCCTTCCTTGTGTTAGAACTTAGTCCTCTCACTTCTACTTGTATGTGCTCTCCCCCTAATTATATATACATCATTTAATCTGAAGTGTGTTATGATAGAAAAATTACAAGattattcaggtttttttttctttacaaaattcttaattagcaaaaaaaaaaaaagtacttataAAATGTACACAGTGTTCTTCCTACTAgccataaatatttttgtttttcctccaagTGTAGGAAAAAAGGGTAGAGAAACTATTATGCAAACATTATGATAGTCATGTAATGAAGACACTAGAACATAACTAATAGGATAAGAATATTTTACCTTAGTGTCTAATTTTCCTCTTTGAAAGTTATACATAAACTCTGATTCATAAATTCTATTAGACACAAatctatttccattttaaatcacATACAAGTGCTATGTGATCAGAGGGATGGGAAACACTAGGTAAGGCTTGGTGGGTGGTAACTTCTTCATGACTAGGTAATGGAATCACCTGTTCAACCTCTAAAGCATTTAAGTCAATGAAAATATAATCCAGACATCCATGAAAGCCACCAACATAATTTGTGTAAGCAGGTTCACCACAAGCACTTTTCAGTTTGAAGAAATGGCTAAGAGACATGTTGCATCGTTCCTCTTCCCCATTGGAAGTCCAGTCTTCATGATCCTCTGCAATGCTGCCATTGATGACAAAGTGATACATTCCTGTTGATGGGGTACTATTAAAGTCCCCACAAAATATAACTGGTATGCCAGGATACAGATCACAAGAGACATGTCTAATGTGAGCCAAGGCTACTGCCATTTGAATGAGACGAATGTACCCACCTAGGAATATAAAAAACACTAATGTTaacctgccttttaaaaaaattaaaaacctacaAATATCTGGGTAACATTCAGgatatttatttgtatgtgtggGGAGGAACTGGAGGAAGGTGGTTAAATGTAAAATTTCAAGTTTCAAGATTAATGATATTGGGTAATTAATACACAACATGATGGCTATAATTAATACCACTGTATGGTATATTTGAAAGCTACTAAGGGAGTAAATCCcggaagttctcatcacaagggaaaacAACTTTTTTGGGGTGTTTATATGAGGTTATGGATGttaacttattgtgataatcattttgcaatacacaTAAGTCATTATGCCATATACCTGAAATTGTACAGCACTGTGTGTAAACTATATTttgacaaaacaaagaaaaaaaaaaagatgtatttgtGTAAAACAGCTTTTACTAACTTTAAGTTACCATGTTCAAGCCACTTGTGAAAATCAACAAAACCTACCTTTGGGGTGCCAGTAGAGATGGGTATTAGCAACACATATCTTTCTAGAAGAGTCTGTTGTAGACTGAAGAACAGAAACCTAAGATAAACAGAAAATGCTGACTTCAGTTTCTGTTTCCTgttctgaaaattttttttaaaaaatctaagacTATATGATGAACTGACATTTTATTCCAAATCCTTCCCTGCTGATGAAGTATGATCGAAAGTATGAaacttaactttaaaattttggaaTATACATGAATgggttcatatttttatatattgatattatatatcatattataatattttaataacaacCCAACATATAGAGGTAGCATGAATACAGTTCAGATGGTAACACTAAGGTTGGAGACGGTGTTTTTAAGTGGTAAGTGTAGGCATAGGAGTCAGGCAGAAGTAGCTTTGAATACCCACTGTACCATTTATAGCAGTGTGACCTGGAAAGTGACATTTCTTTTTCCTAAACCAGCTTCATCATGAGCGAAAAAGAAGCAATATCATCCACTTCAAAGAGAACATTTCATTGTGTGAATTCAGTTAAATGAGCTTACTCAGAGGTGCATGGTACACAGTGTGTACCAAAAAATGGAAGCTACTCTTCTTAATATGAACAAAACCAGTTACCTAATAAATGGACAGAGTTGTAGAGTAACATCTATAAAACAGGAACAGCAGGATTACTATGAGCCAAAATTAAAAGCTAATATTTATGGAGCTCTTCGTAAAAGATGCTGGAGACTTAAATTTaaagttcttcaaaatgtgtcaccaCAGTGTTTGGTAAGTAATaagaaaatgctgctgctgctaagtcgcttcagtcgtgtccgactgtgcgaccccatagacggcagcctaccaggctcctccgtctctgggattctccaggcaagaacactggagtgggttgccattgccttctccaataagaAAATATTAGCTACCAAATTATCTTATTTAGCTAGATACACGAAACCGTAAGCACGTCTTTTTTCCAGATAACGTGAAGTGCGCAGGGCGCATTTCAAGTACTCAGTATTtgctcaatgaatgaatgaatgaaggctaAATGACGTGCTTAAGATTCAAGAGCAAACACTTTTCAGTAGAGTCTGGTCTAGTTTCATCTCTATTATatgcacccccacccctggcaccCCTTCCAGAACGAGTATGTACAGAGACTGGCGGAGTCACTTTACCTGAACGACAGAAGACCTCTGGAGCACCCTTTCTTGAGCTGCTGGATACAAAGCTAGTTTCTCCAGCAGTTCTTTATGAAGTGGGTCGGACTGCAGGGCTTCATGGAAAGCAATGTCATGCTGGCTAAGGAGGCTGAACTTGGACTTTCGGTAGAAAGTAGCCAGGCCTTCATGCTGCTTGATTCGGAACACGCCCTCCAGCCCAAAGGCCTCGAGGGCCGGCACCAAGCTGTCTGTAAACACGCAGCGGTCAACTTCCTGCAAACAGATGAGGTCGGCGTTGTAGCCCGTGAGCTCCTTTTGGATAAGATTCTGGCGGTAGTCGAGTTCCAGAGCGTAAGGGGCACAGTATGGGTACAGGACCGTCCGCGAGAACTCAGTCTGGGCGTATGTGTCAGCCAGAATGTTGTAGGAGACTGTGCGGATGAGAGCGTCGTCCGTCACCTTCTTTGTGTAGAGATGCCGGTGGTCAAAGGTGCAGGTGCCGGGCCCAGCCTCCACTGGACACACACTTTCCAACTCCCGGCTTGGCCCGAAGCGCTGCCCATTGCCCGGAGTGCAATGAAGCTTGAGCCGTAGCCCGATGTCGGCATTAGACGGGGTGTAGACGCGTTCGTCCACACCCGTCTCGGTCCAACCAGGAGACAGCGAAGAGGGAGACGATGACGAGGGGCCTCCGCCCTCAGGCTCCGCCGCTCTGGGTTTGGTTTCCTTGTACCAGCGAAAGAGGGAGCCGGTGGGATCCCCAAATTCGACGCCGAGCTTGGGGCATACCGGGAAGCCGGCCATGATGTAGCGCGGCAACTGTAGCTCGGTGAAGGTGGGTGGGTTGCGCTCCACCTTGTACTTGACATCACCAATCTGCAGCACCGCACCGTCCTGCCAGGCGTCCACATTGAGCACGTCTTCAGCTACTGCCTCCTCCCGGTAGTACAGCTTCACCACGGGCTCGCAGGCTGCAGCCGGCTCAGGCCCAGGCCCAGCACAGGCCACGCCACTGCTTGCGTTTGCCCGGTTCTTCCTGATCTTCTTGGCGGCGGCTGCCTTAGCGTGGCCTTTCAGGGCATTGGTAGCGATCCGGCTGAGAGCCCGACCCAGCGGCTCGCTCTGGTCGCGCTGCATGTTCTTGTGGCTGCCGTCGGCCAGCGCGAATGACAGGCTTAGCTTAGGCTCGGAAGGCACACAGCGCACCACAGCGCGCTCCATCGCGCCCACCGAGGTCTCAGACGCCGCCTCGGTCCGACTGCGCCGCTCCACCGCCGTGCGGACCCCACGAAGCGCGGCGCGGACGCCTGGGAGCCTCCACATGAACCTGGCGGCCCAGCGGCTGTCAAGACCTGCGGCTAAGCAACCGCCAAGTGTCAAGTAAAGACGGAGAAGCCGCAGCCGCCGGTTCCGGGATCCATTCAGTCCCTCAACTTCCGGCCGGCGAAGAGAAGGCCCACTGAGCTCCTGCCACGCACTTTCGCCAGGGCAGCTCACCTgctccttttctccacagccacgCTTTTTTCGAATCCATCTGGCTTAATTTTATCTTTAACTAGAGTCATAAggatggaaaaaaagaagaaaatatagaggtTCCAGAAGGAAATATTAGACTCCACGATTTTATCGAAAGTGCAGTTGGCAGGCAGAAGAGAAGGCGCGCTCAAACCGGAAGTGGTGGGGGTGATGTCACGGGTTTCGCTTCCCGGGAGGAGATAGGCGTGGTCCCTGGGTTTTAACCGCTTGTCTTCTGGTGCTCTCTGGTGCTGCCTTGTGCTAGGGCGTAGGGAACTCTACCCATTGCCAGCGTGTGTTCAGGTGTGGAAAATGTTGCTTAGTTCTCAGCAGCATTCCCAACGTTGCTCACCCTCTTCTGAGGTGTGGTGGGTTCGCCTCTGACCGAGCCAGCGCCGACGCGCGAAGCAGAGCTTTTGTGGTAGTAACTACGAACGGTACATAATAGCTCCCAATTAGGGAGCAGTGACTGTGCTGAAAACATACAGATATGAGGTCCAAAGAGATTAAGTTATGTGCTCAAGACCAAAGAGGCGTTGCTGAATGAATGACAGGAGACAGAATAGCCAGTGagtaaaaggaaatgagaaatatgCAGTTTCTTTGAAAACCACatgaaaaaaagtatttcaaGGGACAAATTTTGTGTTAAATATAATTAAgtgatgaaggggaaaaaaaaaacaactcatgaTTCAAAGACGAAATTGAGAATTCTCTCGTCACGGCAAAGGATTTGTTTGCATCCACTTTCCCGTCTCCTACAAACTAGaatgtttattgagtgtctaATAATAAGCCATACTCTTTTCCCCCTGGCTTACAGTGAGGAAAATAAGACTTTTTCCTAAAAGAAGTAtgaattttgcagtagtttgaaatttattttctggtCCTCCCCTCTCCCAAGGCAGCAAGCATTTGCCAAGGTGACTGGATACCTGATGGTATGTAATGTGGGGCTACACTGAAAGGATAAAAGTCATTACATTATATCAGCTGACTACCTGAAGAAAGTCTCAGTACTCCAGTTCGTAGCACCCAcattagcaaatacaaactttgAACTGGCATTTTTGTTCATGCAACTTTGCAGAACTCAGTCAACCTTAAAGACATGTAAAGAATATCAAGTCTATTTAAAGAAAGAGCCCTGTTAGAAAATGTGGaaatccctggcagtccagtggttaggagtccacACTTTaactgctgaaagtgaaagtgaagtcgctcagtcgtgtccgactttttgcgaccccatggactgtatagcctaccaggctcctccgtccatgggattttccatgcaagaatactggagtgggttgccatttccttctccaggacatcttcccgacccagggattgaacccgcattgtaagcagacgctttaccgtctgagccaccagggtagtcctTAACGGCTGAGggcctgaattcaatccctgatgAGGGAACTAAGGTCTTGCTAGCTGTGAGGTgcgccaaaaacaacaacaacaaaataacccCGAAACAAAAACCCTATTTGAAAATGTGACTTTCCTTAGAGTAATCTGATCTATTTTAACTCTGTAGCAGAGTGTTAATCCCAGTTTGAGACAGATACTTTGAAGTGTCAtactttcagggttttttttttgttttttgagttaaaaaacatttttcatagAGTAAAAACTTAGCCGCGGTGAAAAATGGTGATATTCCCACTCTGACTCCTATACATATGCAAGCATTTATGAATTTATACCCTTTCCCCCAATTTTTTTACACTAAAGGAATGTAGTATACCCATCGTTCAGTATCTTCGCTTTTCATTATCTGCTGTTATTTCTTTCAAGAGAAAGTTTCTGCAAGTTTCCTGTAAGTGTCTCGAATTCACATAGAA contains:
- the PDE12 gene encoding 2',5'-phosphodiesterase 12, which encodes MWRLPGVRAALRGVRTAVERRSRTEAASETSVGAMERAVVRCVPSEPKLSLSFALADGSHKNMQRDQSEPLGRALSRIATNALKGHAKAAAAKKIRKNRANASSGVACAGPGPEPAAACEPVVKLYYREEAVAEDVLNVDAWQDGAVLQIGDVKYKVERNPPTFTELQLPRYIMAGFPVCPKLGVEFGDPTGSLFRWYKETKPRAAEPEGGGPSSSSPSSLSPGWTETGVDERVYTPSNADIGLRLKLHCTPGNGQRFGPSRELESVCPVEAGPGTCTFDHRHLYTKKVTDDALIRTVSYNILADTYAQTEFSRTVLYPYCAPYALELDYRQNLIQKELTGYNADLICLQEVDRCVFTDSLVPALEAFGLEGVFRIKQHEGLATFYRKSKFSLLSQHDIAFHEALQSDPLHKELLEKLALYPAAQERVLQRSSVVQVSVLQSTTDSSRKICVANTHLYWHPKGGYIRLIQMAVALAHIRHVSCDLYPGIPVIFCGDFNSTPSTGMYHFVINGSIAEDHEDWTSNGEEERCNMSLSHFFKLKSACGEPAYTNYVGGFHGCLDYIFIDLNALEVEQVIPLPSHEEVTTHQALPSVSHPSDHIALVCDLKWK